The following proteins come from a genomic window of Anopheles ziemanni chromosome 3, idAnoZiCoDA_A2_x.2, whole genome shotgun sequence:
- the LOC131289503 gene encoding insulin-like growth factor 2 mRNA-binding protein 1 gives MAANMEQFSELELSKEDREQIFDPPLDAPKTQNVGGSSTSTITTAKIVISGIPQHAKFDDIEPLLKPYGKVEHCEAGTSKDPNTQTVHITFENHDQAQRAVSGLNGVDFEGSKLLVELSEANKQARRAQRNRSQYGTGMSGGGGPGRQTDFPLRVLVQSEMVGAIIGRQGSTIRHITQQSRARVDVHRKDNVGSVEKAITIYGNPENCTMACKKILEVMQQEANSTNKGEICLKILAHNNLIGRIIGKSGNTIKRIMQDTDTKITVSSINDISSFNLERIITVKGTIDNMSKGESQISAKLRQSYENDLQALAPQSIMFPGLHPMAMMSTAGNGMGFTAGMYPGSNFPMYQPPTGGPAGVPPGSSEVQETTYLYIPNNAVGAIIGTKGLHIRNIIRFSGASVKIAPLEADKPQEQQTERKVTIIGTPEAQWKAQYLIFEKMREEGFVSGTDDVRLTVEIFVPSAQVGRIIGKGGQNVRELQRVTGSIIKLPEHTASTPVDEETTVHIIGPFFSVQSAQRRIRTMMQATNPPPATKRQSSQKTKEQAAGMATPATSAPATAGSTPPQQQQSSSTNA, from the exons ATGGCGGCTAACATGGAACAGTTTTCCGAGTTGGAACTATCGAAGGAGGATCGTGAGCAAATCTTCGACCCACCGTTGGACGCCCCCAAGACACAGAATG TCGGCGGTTCCTCTACAAGTACAAT CACTACTGCCAAAATCGTCATCAGCGGAATTCCGCAACACGCTAAGTTCGACGACATTGAGCCGCTGCTGAAACCTTACGGTAAGGTGGAGCACTGCGAGGCTGGAACTAGCAAAGACCCTAATACCCAAACCGTCCATATTACCTTCGAGAATCACGACCAGGCACAAAG GGCGGTCTCCGGCTTGAACGGAGTGGACTTTGAGGGCTCCAAGTTGCTGGTGGAGCTGTCGGAGGCTAACAAACAGGCTCGACGAGCGCAGCGCAACCGTTCCCAGTACGGTACAGGCATGTCGGGAGGTGGTGGCCCCGGTCGGCAGACCGACTTCCCGTTGCGTGTGTTAGTGCAGAGCGAGATGGTCGGTGCCATCATCGGTCGGCAAGGCAGCACTATTCGGCACATCACGCAACAGAGTCGCGCGCGGGTGGACGTGCACCGGAAAGACAATGTCGGGTCTGTCGAAAAGGCGATCACGATCTATGGCAATCCCGAGAACTGCACGATGGCCTGCAAGAAAATCCTCGAGGTTATGCAGCAAGAGGCGAATAGCACGAACAAAGGTGAGATCTGCCTGAAAATCCTGGCCCACAATAACCTGATCGGACGAATCATCGGTAAGAGCGGGAACACGATCAAGCGGATAATGCAGGATACCGACACGAAGATCACGGTCAGTTCGATCAACGACATCAGCAGTTTCAACCTAGAGCGCATCATCACGGTGAAAGGTACGATCGACAACATGTCGAAAGGCGAAAGCCAGATCAGCGCCAAGCTGCGCCAGAGCTACGAAAACGACCTGCAGGCCCTGGCGCCGCAGAGCATCATGTTCCCGGGGCTGCATCCCATGGCGATGATGTCGACGGCCGGCAACGGCATGGGTTTCACGG CCGGTATGTATCCTGGTTCTAACTTCCCGATGTATCAACCTCCGACCGGAGGGCCGGCTGGCGTTCCACCAGGCTCAAGCGAGGTGCAGGAAACGACCTACCTCTACATCCCGAACAACGCCGTGGGCGCCATCATCGGTACCAAAGGATTGCACATTCGCAATATCATCAGATTCTCAGGTGCCTCCGTCAAGATTGCGCCACTAGAGGCGGACAAGCCCCAGGAACAGCAGACCGAGCGCAAAGTTACCATTATCGGCACACCGGAAGCTCAGTGGAAGGCGCAGTATTTGATTTTCGAGAAGATGCGGGAAGAAGGATTCGTATCCGGCACTGACGATGTCAGGCTGACGGTGGAGATTTTTGTACCAAGTGCACAG GTTGGACGTATTATTGGCAAAGGTGGACAGAACGTTCGCGAGCTACAACGCGTTACAGGTAGCATAATAAAGCTGCCCGAACATACGGCCAGCACACCCGTAGATGAAGAAACGACAGTACACATCATCGGTCCATTCTTCAGCGTTCAG TCTGCACAGAGACGTATCCGCACGATGATGCAGGCTACCAATCCACCCCCGGCCACCAAGCGCCAATCGTCACAGAAAACCAAGGAGCAGGCGGCAGGTATGGCCACTCCAGCCACCAGTGCTCCCGCGACCGCCGGCTCGACGCCaccacagcaacagcagtcGTCCAGTACAAACGCATAA